Within the Takifugu flavidus isolate HTHZ2018 chromosome 20, ASM371156v2, whole genome shotgun sequence genome, the region GACTTCACGTGGCCGTTCGGGAAAGCCATGTGCAAAATAGTTTCGTATGTTACGGCTATGAACATGTACGCCAGCGTGTTTTTCCTGACTGCCATGAGCGTGGTCCGGTACTGGTCCCTCGCTTCGGCTCTCAAGGGACGACGGCGGCGGCCCCGCTGCTGCTCCGCCTGGTGCATCACCGTTGTCATTTGGATTACCGCCGTGACCGCCGCTCTCCCGCCGGCGGTGTTCTCCACGACCGCACCGGTCACCACCGACGAGGAGCTGTGCCTGGTGAAATTCCCGGAGACCAACGGAACCTCGCAGTTTTGGCTGGGACTCTACCACTCCCAGAAAGTGCTGCTGGGCTTTGTAGTTCCGCTGGTCATCATTTCATCCTCCTACCTGCTTCTTTTGCGCTTCATCACCTCCAAAAACATCAACACGTCGTGCGCCAAGCGACGCGCCAAAGTCACCAAGTCAGTCACCATCGTGGTCTTGTCCTTCTTTCTCTGCTGGTTGCCCAACCAGGCGTTGACTACCTGGGGCATCCTGGTCAAACTCAACGTGGTCCACTTCAGTGACGCGTACTACACCATGCAGGCGTACGTCTTCCCTGTGTCCGTGTGCCTGGCGCACTCCAACAGCTGCCTGAACCCCATCCATTACTGTCTGATGAGGAGGGAGTTCAGGAAAGCGTTGAGAAAACTCTTCTGGACGCGGACTGCGCCGACCATCCGGCCCATCACTGCCACCACGAAGCAGGAGATCAACGAGCATGTGCACGTCAGAGTTCCTGTCAGCGCTCCCGAGGAGCCCGCTGTGCTCTTCTACCCCCCGGGGGTGGTTATTTACAACGACATGCGGGATCTGCCGCAAAATGTCACTTAATATGGCAACTCGGGCGTCGTATAAGCTTCATTTGGATTAACAGGATCAAAACAGTGGGAAAATCACATGTAAATTATCATTTCTATGCGCAGATCAGCCGCATCTGCTTCGTTTGTAAATGTGTTCAGAACATGTGCCAGTAAAGTgtgttaatgtgaaaactttGCTctctgaatttttatttaattgtttCAGATGAGGGGAAAACTGATGCTCAACAAGTTTTTATTTACTCAAGAAGTCAAACAGCTTGTTGCATTTGACTTAATGCTTTTTATGCCGCAGTGAAAAAGGGTGAAACATTCAGTTAATTattcagttaaaaacaaagcGGAATGCTCTTCATTAATGCTGATTTGAACTGTATTTAAACGCATCCAGGGGAGCGGCTTCactgaaaatacatttattttaaattcacaCATGCTCTCAGGCAGCTGGAGAGAACGCATTGGTCTCAAGAGAGGAGTTTAATATCTTCCAGATCTCCCAGGATGCTTGAAAGGTTCCTTTGAAGTAACACGTAATCTCTTATTCATACGTTCACCAGGTCTTTCTTGTCCTTGCTGTTGTTCGTCACAGTGTTTCATTGAGCGGAGACGCATCCGATACCTGAAAAGCCCTAACATGTTTGCACGCTCGACTTGAATTCCTTCAGATATCACCGGGATTaatcaaaatgtgttttcaaaaaGCTTCCCACAAATCCTGATATAGAAGCATAATGAGGAGCAAAGACAGATGGCCACAAAGAAAtatcaaattatttatttttatattttattttatatatttttccgTCCGTATCACCACCCCCATTATTATTAGAACTGGGTTACAGGAAAAAGTGCTGGCTGAAGATCTGTGATAGAATGTGAAGGCTGCTTTAACACGAGTTTTTGAAGCATTCTGAAAGCATTTGAGACAGCCGGCTGGGTTGTTGGCGGAGGTCAGAGCAAACCCTGTGCATCACGAGCCCACGCACCCCTTAATACTGCACAAAACCATCATCAGTCTGCAAGCATGGCCTCCTTTTTGCAATGTTTAAATGCTCTGTAATATGGAAATAAGCAGTGATTCACCCTCAGAAGCCAAAGATGCTACCTCTGAGATGCTCCAGTAGTATTGTCAGCCCTGGGTCCTGTCAGCCTGTGACGGCTCCTCTCAGGATGCTCTCTGGCTCCTCTTGGCACGGGAAGTTAATTAGGATTGCTGAACGACGTCAGGCATTTCCAGAATGGAGATGGGTGATTCCTTCTACCTGGGAGTCTCTCCACCTCAGCTCTGTTGACTTACTCGAAACCTTGTGTTTCCTTCTAAGCAGGGCTTCTTGGACAAAGATGGACAACAAACATCAGTGGAATTATCATAACAGCATGTGAGCATCCAAAATTGGCGTTTTAGCAGTCACAGCTGCACCAAAATTGCacagaaaaatataaaaatgctgTAGAAACACCATTAGATCACCACTTTTAAAGCTTTATCTGGGctttcagacattttttttaaattcacaaaaacCTTCCAAAGAGTCCAACTGGTTCTGAATGTTTTTAGCAATCAGCACTATAATTTACATTTGGTATACATTAAAAGTGACTAATGTCAATGTCCTTGTCAACAGAAAGCAGCATGTTTAAAAGCCTGGTTACTTGATCACTGATGGAAGGGGACGTGGGGGTGGggatgaataaaagaaaatccaaacacATTCCACTAATGACATAATAAAGtatctttatttattaaaacaacACCATTAAAACGTCTTTACACAAAGCAGAATCAATCCACATATCTGATGAAGAGGGCGATGAAGATGCAGCCTAGCAGCGACACGGTGGAGGCCGAgaggaccaccaccaccacgctcCCCGCCAAGTTGACCAGGGCGCCCAGGCCCGCCCCCACCATGATCTGAGCCAGCTGAACCATGCAGGTGAGAGCGGCACAGTCCACGCCGGTGCCTCGCTCCGATTCTTTGCTTCCGCGCAGCTGCAGCTGTTcctggggaggaagaggaggaggaggaagaggaggagggggtgtgacggacagatggagggagtcATGAAAAGGGGCCCTGTGACTCACCTTGGTGATTCATTATCGATCCTGACGCCTAAATAAAGTATCGACTGAGCGTGCGACAAAACACTTTTGCTATCAATTTTTGAACCTGCTGGAGGGAGTTGATTCAAACATCAGATAAAAATCCAATGTTTTGTTTTACATTCCCGAGGAATCCAGGTCGTGCACGCAGGTTTGCTATTTCCAGGGGCATCGACATAAACGCAACACAGGCGGTTCAACAGGTGGGATGAGCGGACACCTGCATTTGCAGCACTAAAACAGGCCGGCAGCTGATAACAATTGTTGTGCTTTATGGTTTTATTGTTAATTTTTAATGCACTCCAACTTCCTGGAACTTCCTGGAAACCAACCCTGATTCGGAGTGGATTATCCTGGAGTCATAACGTAGATTTAATTACGGTGACTCTAAACCAATTTTACACATAGAGGTCATCTGGATGTTCATTACGGGCTCCCTGGCCTGTGCAAATACTAACGAGTCTTCAGGGGGATTTTCTCTGAGCTTCACATCTtcgcacagatgcaaattgccATTGACCTTGAATTTTTACTTCATTATCCATAACAACTCTTAACAACTGTTAATTGAACTTTTGTGTCCTATGTTTGCTCCATTATAATGACACTCAGCTAAATAAGCCCTTGATTAAGGTTTTTCTCTGCTAAGAGTCACCTCGGTTACATTGAGCCTGATGAATCACAGGAAGAATACTGAAAATGTTCTGAATATTGCTGATTTGTTCTGATAACTGTAATTGTCTTCCAAATGCAAGTGTTATGTAAGGGTGGCACCTCTTCTTCACGCTTGTATTCGGCTATCAAGTTGAAAGGGATGGTGTACAGCGTGCTGGACATGACGCCGAACACGCTGCAGAGGATGAGTGTGGCGACCACGTTGGGAAAGAGTCCGATCAGGCTGGTACCCATGCCGAACATGAAGTAACCCATGAAGTACAGCGCTTTCAGACCGATGTACGGCAGCAGGAACCGTTGCACATCTGAAAACATCagcaaaaaaaggaaggaaaatcaatgaaaagaggtgggggggggggggggggcacaggctTGTCAGATGGTAACAACCGTGAACCCGTTCTGGTGTTTCCTTCAATATGCAGAATCtaaatacaaaaacaagcaTGCAGCAATACAGCTGTCGCAGAGCCTCTCAACGTGGTAATGCTGCTCTGGGAGTCATATAATGAACAGGTGCAGCACTTCAATGCCTGCGCAAAGGATGTGGAAGCGTCAACTGCTGCCTGGAATACGTCTGCTATATGTCATTGATGAAGAGTTAACTTGTTGACTCAAGCCCTTgaatgctgcagcagaagagtAAATAAAAAcgacctccctccctccacccaagGCACCTAAAGATCAGCAGAACAAATAAAGGGAGATGCAACTCATTCgttgttagatccattatattaaagttctctcttatttgctttcaccttgttatattccttattcttgttatattgtctctcattacttaatgtttcttattatttgctaatgcttaatgttcatgatgcttggtatgtcacctcgaacttctctggtcgagggcgacagaaatacggcggctgttggagaagtggccttgactggagacagagctgcggggcctgacccaggagatgttctcttaatctgtctgatatagaagaatgtgctgtttgcgagatgagctaatcaaatcagtgaaggacttctgtaactagggacctcctaattccaataaaagaaggatggcgggaggtgtgcggcagaacgtgttggagatctgtaactgagcacatctccccgttctccttgcaagtaaaattcaaaactgttgtctttgcctcatttgtgtttctcgtgtttcaggttgtttgaacctaacattcgTCATCAGCACTCTTCGTAGACCTGTAATTGGTGGAATCAAGTTCCTCCGAAGAAATGGGTCTGATAACATCTCTACAGCGAGCGCTTTTTGATTGATGCACACTGACACCCTTTTAGGGTGAATCAGAAAACCTCTCAGTCTGATAAACAACTCAAATCATCCCTAAATGGATGCAAACAATCACAGGGTATAATAACTGCTATTCACATTCCGATGTCCCTGGTGCGTGATGGTGAGAGGGATCTAGAAAGGGAGATTTGAGGAGGTCGGCGAGGGTTGCGTAAGCTTCCCTCCCTTTTAACCACCCATTCATACCCTGGCCATGGGGGGGGATCATCATCCCTAGCACAATCTCGCCTTTTTTCACTCCGATCCAAGCGGTTGCTTACATGAGTAGAGGGCAGATGACACGGCATTGATGCACAGTCCCCAGCACCCCACCTCTACGCCTCTCTCGTAGACGGCATAGGCTGTGGAGTTGTGCTCTGAATATGGATTTCCCTTGTAAACAATCTGCATTGAAATaaagacattattttaaaatacagGGCAAGACAATCGAATCTAAAAAATACCTGATTGGGGGATTTAACTAAATGCTGCTCCCCCGCATGTTTTTAGTGTTGTAGTGTTGTGAAATAAAAGCTCAAGAAGTTaaggagcagcagcatttcTGGAATGGATGCCGCTTAAaagcaaaaatgtcctttttttctggcctttttgcttgtttttgacAATCggattgttttcttttaaatgacttGCTGCCTTGAAGCAGCGGCACATCCCCCAGGTAACTTTTAAGGAAAAAGCGTCTGGCTGTGCGGCGTGACATTTTGAAAAGTCTGATCCATTTTCATGGCATATCTGGGTTTAGTCCTTAtgtgaaaaaacagaaatattggaAGGACAGGTAATATAAATGGATCGACTTAATGCAAAGTGAACTAGAATCTCTTTAATGGTCAGAaacaatttgttttttaatgccCAGGGGTCCGATCTTCCATTTCAGCCACACACCAGTCAGTACCTGTCCCATGAAGTCGGTGAAGAAGAGCATGTTGCAGAGGAAGGCTGTCCAGCCCAACAGGTGACTGACACACAGGTAGCGGTAGTGATTTGGCATTCCGATGACGGCTTTCATCAGCAACCTGAAGGTCATCCTTTTCTGGACCTGCACGTGAACATCAGCATTGATTTATCAGCATTGATTTAAGGCTCCAGCACTAACAGAATATAGAAAAGAACAAGGTTGTAGCGTTCATTACTCTACTTTTCTTTCATTGCCAGTGGTGCCTTATCCCACGCTTGGTGACAGATCAAAAGCTTTTAAGCTTAATAAGTGCCAGAACTGCACTGAATAAAAGgattatataaaaatatatatatttagcaCTGGTACTAACaacaggaggcagaagagaTGGCAGAAGCCCACACAAGCTCTTTAATTAGAGAAGCTCTTTAGCGTTGCCTGTTAACTCTTATCAGTCATAACCTCCGTCAACAGGTCCCCCAGCTGCTAAAGCCACCTTATCCGGCTGTTCACATTTGGATCCCTCATCAGAAACACCCGTCACGTAGGACAACACTTGTTTTCTCTGACAgtataaagaaaaagaaaactgtaaTCTGAACAGGGCTAAAGCAGCCTAACTTCCAAGGTGACTTtagattcatttaaaaagaaaaaatgtaaaaatcagaCATGAAAATATCAAAAGTTGCATTTGATAAAATCAGAAAATCCCTTTATGAGATGCTGATACGTGCAAGGCTGCAAGTTGTGGAGATGTTAACACTCCAACCCAGTGTGGAAtttaattagattttatttGTAGATGAATAATAAGAAGGTTGTAATAAACAGACCcaaagctgaaggaaaaacaccTGAAGCCAGATCCAGAGGCAAACACCGACAAACCTCTACATTCTATATGTGAAATAATGAAATTTAATTTAACTTTGGACACATCTTAGACATTTTAACACATCTCTCCTGATTATTAATGCCTGCTTGTATCATTAATGAAGGACTTTTTAACTATGGCCATGCATCTTGTTTCCCATTGATCCATTCTGTGTACTGAGGGAGAGAATATTCTGAATTAAATGCTTTAAAATTGGATGGGCTGAAAAATGAGCTATTGGTTATGGATTCTTCCCCCAGATTTATCACATACCTCCTTGTTTGGCTGTTTGGCACTAGACGTCACCGAGTTGGCCTCCCCCAGAGCGGAGAAGGACCTGGGCCTGATGTCTGGGATGGAGAGACGGGCCACGGGGGTGATGGGGTCTTTGGACAGCGCTCCGTAGCCACTGCTGTGAGAGCCCAGGGGTCGGAGGGCACTGGTGGCCGAGGCGTCCGTGTTTGACCTGACATTGCACAGGGGCTGCTCCGGGATGCTGAAGAGGTGCACACTGAGGAAGATGCCCCACGTCAAAGCTGAGAAGAAGTAGATGACCTGGTACTCGGACCCGAGAAGCTGCCCCATCAGCGAGTGACCCCAGTCCATGGCTCCCACCAGATACCCAAACGCCCCGCCGAGACCTGCAAAACAGAGAGGCAGATACTGTatataagaaagaaagaaccagGATAAAGGAACCCGCTTAATGGGTGTTTGCTTTTATGAGAAGGTCTATCTTAGTTGGTAAATACAAGCAtaaaatgcattgtgggaatcTGTGAGTAATGTGAAAAAAGCAAATGTTgggcaaataaaacaaaatatgtATATCAGCTAATTTTGGGAGTGAAAATTTtaataaagatgttttattatcattattacttTTTTCCTTATGGAGGAAATCACAGCCCTACCTTCTCCATccttcaaaaaaaacaacaacccaaacaCAACAACTCACATACCAGCAGCAGCGGTCGTGGCGTCGAAAGAGTCATGTGCTGAGCATCTGTCTCCCTCAGCCCAGACCCATGACTGCGTCACATGACTAGCTCAGGGTCAGATTACTGCCTGACTCGCACGCTTGCATGCTCATACCAGCCGGTACCTGCTGACGGCTGAGCGCTCAAAGAGAAAAACCATCTCGCCCCTCCGAGACGAACGGCAGTGGAAGGATATAAGTAACTGTACGTAAATGTGAGAAAGACCATTTTTAGCAGATGTAAATTGAACACTTCTGCAGGATGAGTTCTTTTCCTGTGGGGGGGCAAACGCAGTGCTTAAAAAGGCCCCtctgaaataaaagagcagagatGCACCATCAACAGGTGCTTTGACAAGAAGATTGTCTATTCTAATCACAAATTGCTCGATATAATGAGTAGTTTGTTGGGAAGATAATCAACCCAGTAGTAAGAAGTGTTCGGTCGAACCAGGTAGGCAGGGATAACAATTAGGATGCAGCTGAAGCTGCCTGTCCTATGATATCAGATTTGTTCATCCCAatgatgatttattttaaatggaagTTGTTTTCTGTTGCACATTTTCATGGCTAAAATAAATGTGCCTAAAAAGACCAGAGGGATTCACAGAGACAGTGTAGTATCTGTATGTATCTCTGCTCATCCTGCGTTGTGCCTTTCCCCCTTTAACCCTGTTAGAGGCTGTAGCGCATGTGAGCTACCTTTCAATATCGTAACCTGGATCAAAACACTGCCGTCCTCACATTTGCAGTCTGATCGTGGCCACTGGCATGATCATGCAAGTTAGCTTCTGATAACATAAATCTGTTCTTATTTTAATCAATTGAATAAAATATCAGAAAAGGACCAATAACGATTACATTTATCATGTAATCCATCTCAATGCTACGCAACTGGCTGCAGCAAACGCTCTACAGGTGAGGAAGTATGTCTACTCAGGCAATGATTCATAGAGACACTCTAGATAATTATTTAACGGCAATTAATGTCATTCCTCGGGTGTCGTGAGCCAAGCTGCCTCACATCTAGGTCACCTCGTGTTGCGCCTGAACAGCCTTGGATCTGTGgaagtcttttttaaaaaagagtagCAAAAATGGAAACTACAACCAGGAAATGGGGTCTAGCCAGCGTCGATACTTATAAAATAAAGGGAtgtaagctgtgtgtgtgtgtgtgtgtgtgtgtggtgtgtgtgtgtgtgtgtgtgtgtgtgtgtgtgtgtgtgtgtgtgtttgtgtgtgtgtgtgtgtttctggctgcagctctggcttTATTCAAATATTCCCTGGCTGAGTGGAATGTCACGGAGGAGCTTGCCAATCGGACTGTGTCCCACTGCCATCACCACAGCAACGGAAACAATTGCACAGGTAGATATGGAGAGAAGGTTCCCTCTTGGGGTCATAAACAGCTGCTTTGATAGTTTCATAGACAAACAGGCGAGagagtgtgagggagagagagtgtgtgtgtgtgtgtgcgggggggctTGTGCTGGATTGTGATACACACCTGTGAAGAGGGCGTGGTAGTGGAGACCCCTCTCTTTGTCCTGATGCGAGCACACGTCAAACAGGTACGCCTTGATTGGCCCGTCAATGAAATCCGCTGAGAAATCGAAGAGCACGACCCCGACCATCACCACCGTGATGGCCCAGATGCTCCTCAGTGACCTCTCACTGACCAgtgctgcagaaaaacacaggcAGGCATCTGTCAGCTCAGCCAGCCGCACCGGTCACTCCTGCTGGGGTCCAGAGCAGCCGGAGATCAACCCCACGTTACAGTAAAGCACAGAAAGGCTGCAAATCTATTTTACCTCAGTGTAATTACAGCAGGTTTGCAGAACAAGACTTTTCTTTGCATTGAATttagagagtgtgagagagaaaataatTGAGTGAAGCGGTTATGGAAGGGACACCCACTGGCGGCTACCATGGCAACGACTGTAACACTGAGCTGAAAATCTCGGTAAACTTCAGATACACCTCCTTGAAACTGTCTAaacggttaaaaaaaagtttggtaATTTCTCTTTCAGGAATTTTCAGCCATTAGACATGCTGGTTGAACTTTAAAAGCATTGATTAAGTGGGATTTCTGGAGCAGAAAGACGCTCAGCAGCAGATTCAATCACATTCCTCTCTAACGACGTGTGAACGCGACGTCGCCTCCGCCCTCACCTGAGACCACAGCATCCCCGTTTAGGAACAAGGTGAGTCCCGCCAGCATCAGGATGCCCAGCACCAGGATGTAAGGCCTCCGCCGGCCCCAACGTGAGCGGCAGTAGTCGCTGGCTGAGCCGATGatgggctggagcaggaacCCCAGGATGGGGCTGATCAGCCACACCAGGCTGTACAGGCTGCGGGGGAGCCCCACACTTAGCAGCACCGGCGTGACAAAAGCCGCCTCTACGGCGTAGCAGAATTCCCTTCCAAACATGACCAAGCTGTGGAGGATGAGGCGGCCTCGCGAACGCTTGGGAGGCTCCACCGCTCCAAACACGGCCCCTTCCCCGCTGTCCATATAATCATCTTTAGATCCGCCGCAGTCTATGGAGCTCTGATGCAAAATGCCGCTGACTTTGCTCGCGTCTGTGACCCTGCAGGGCTGGGGCCTGGCAGACTGGTCCTCCGATAGGACTGTCATggctggaggaaggagggaagaaggagaaaaggagaaggagaggggaaatGACAAGagaagtgaagagaaaagcaaagagaaaagactagttttgttttttgctcgCTTCTCTCTCAGGCCACAGGTGATGAATTAAAGGCCAATTATTCAATCCATGCATGGGAGCTCAGCCTGAGCTTAATCCTCCTCAACCGCATAGCTGGGCAATGAGTCCGAGTTCCACACGGCTTTGGCTTACATGTGATGGGCTGCTTCCTGTTCGGAGTGGGGCAGAGtaaagagaagaggggaggagagaaagaaccAGTGTGATGCAGTCCCCCGGGCACTTCACACTGGTTTGTGTGTAAACGTGTGATCGAAAGTTCATAAAGCGAGATAAACTGTGCAAAAATGAATAAGCAACGGGGACATTTGACCTCTTTTCCCTTGGAGTTTAGTTTGAGTCCTATTTAACTGCAATAATGGGAAGGCAACGGCTGAGTCCTCCACTGCAGCCTGCCACAAGGGGGCAACCAAGATGGCTCGCTTCACTGCAGCATCGTACATCTTTAAACACCGGCTGTTCGCTCATGTCAatctgagctgagctgcatGCTGAGTGCAGTTTTCGCTGTGTGTAACGGGAACAAGCGTCTCATCGATAGCTAAACGACAGATTTATCGGTGAGCGTGACCCACTAGTTAACACAGAAGTATGCTGTGGTCCAGGACGTGATGTTGCCAGGTCATTATTGCTAAAAAGTGATGATCAGGTGCCCCATGTTCAAGGTCACATGATTTATCAAGCAAAGAGTGCGGGGATTTCATTCACCACGAAGGAGGGATGGAGTAACTACAATTGTGCTCTGACATTATGATTCATCGACTTCAACAAGTGTCCCTTtatttttgtgagtgtgtgttctacTCAGGGCACTCATTGGACTCAGATGAATTTGTTAAAGCTACCTAAAAGTGCTTGTGCGTATGTGTGAGCGTGTTTTGTCATCAATCCGTACTCTCACAGACTTTGGATGACCTCAGAGGTGGGCTGGCGTAAATACCCCCAGACGTAAAGACCTAACGTCTCCACGGTTACTAAGTGTGTTTGCCTCAGACTGTTTGGCTGCTGTTAATCCACACAGATGTCAAACTGAGTTTAAACCATCATCTGAGCAGCTCTGAGGCAAAGGCTAGGGTTCAAGTAGCTTGGGACCAAAACTGGTTCTTCATCATGAATCGTCATGACAACAAAATGCCACTTATGGCGCTTTAAAATGGATCTCAAGGTCTGAGCTAAAAGCCAattgataaaaaagaaaaattgagCTAAAACAATTTTGTTAACGTTTGAATAATGAACCTTGTAGAGTGTATTAAATCTCCCCTGAATCAATCAAATGTGGTGTGAGAATAATgtgacattattttaaaaggatCTCGTTAACTGTTCTCTCCTTGATTTGGGATACAAGCAATGCTgggtttcatctcctccctgaagTCCAACCCTGCTCAGGCCAGAAAACAAAGGCTTTTGAGGGGACTAAAACTAAAAGGGAGCTCGGGTAGAAGTGTTGCGACGTAGACATCGAACTGAGCGCGTTTTGGCTCTTTGGGAGTGTCAGAAGTTCTAGCATCTTTGGCAGCCCAGACCTCCTCCAAAAAGCCTGCTTGCTTCATTAAATTCCttctttaaaaacagatttttttgcATGAATGTAGGCGCACAAGCCTTCTGATTAGGATCAGAAAAACAAACGCGCAAACCTTTatttaatcagattaatttATTATTACTGAGGGGCTTTCTTTTCCAAACCTCTGAGAATAATGAATTTCTCTTCTATGTCTGAAGATGCTGAATAATAATCAAACAATCTCCACTGAGATATAAGCTCATAAATCTGCCGTTGCTCCTTGCTGTCACCTCAATATTGGTGGAGTCGCCACCTTGAAGGTCATAACAGGAAGTGGCATCTCTGTCTTGTTCCTTGCTGATGCCAAATATATTGGTTCATGTAAAACAGACAGTTGAAGGCATCATCAGTGAGAAACCTCGAGCCTCCTACATTTTCCACTTTCAGACCAAGATTGGGGAAGATGTTATTTAGAGGAATTGATCTCTGCAgggcaggaagatgaagagttTTCCGGATGCCTTGAGGAAGAAACGTGCTTTACAGCCGCAGCGCCACCAGGACTCTGGTTATTCAAACATTGCGCGGACTTCAAGGACGAAGCTTAACTCTCCTCCCAATTACTGAGCCAGTATTTCTGCTGAATCCTGACACGTCCAGTGCCTGCAGGTAAAGCCCATCACTTCTGAGCACGAGCCTGTCAGCTCACTGCATTGCTGCTAAAATAAGAAAGGTGGGGAAGCGGCATGTCAAACATATTTCTATTGTGCTCTCCCATCTGATGGTAGGTGTATCTAAGCAACATTTGTCTCTGGGCAGGACTTTAATGACGTCTACTTAAGAAACTTCCTTCCTCCCCACTCCTGCTCGCAGCAATCATGGCTCTTCTCGAAGCGTCGGCAGATATTCTAAGGCAGAATATAAGATCTCTTTTATCGAGGCATTAAAAAGGTCCTGGACCTGTTACATCCTTCTATCTACAATCTGAGGGTCCAGACACATTCTGCCCATCACATTCTGACATTTACATGTGCAGCGTATTTGCAGATTCCCATTAAGATAAAGCCTTCGGGTCAAATCGATGGTTGACATGCACCTCCTGGAGTATGCTGATGCTCTTTTTTAAACCACAATATGCCCGCATATACGCAATATTTGGGAAAATGTTTTAGAGCTAGCATTAGTGCCATTTATTGCCCCACCTGCTTCAAGAGAAATCCAGGATAAAAGCAGCTGTGTCCATGTTTGGATTCACAAGGGCTTTTTGTAGCCCTCTGCACCAGCACTCTCAGCTAATCAAGTGATGCTGCATGTGATCCCTGAGGAGGGATGCTGATCAGAAGGAGAGGCATGGGATCAGGAGGAGCGCAGGGAAAAAAGGTCATTTCATCCTGTTAGGAGCACCCTCCTGAAATCACTCGCAGGAACAAAACCGC harbors:
- the rxfp3 gene encoding relaxin-3 receptor 1; the encoded protein is MSGELVDSICDGAPRMEAAAFNSCALLNATNRSSSDRHFSDWSKSDFLGDGTAGVRIIISIIYSLVCALGLVGNLLVLCLMTYKKMWRKSSINLFVTSLAVTDFQFVLTLPFWAVENALDFTWPFGKAMCKIVSYVTAMNMYASVFFLTAMSVVRYWSLASALKGRRRRPRCCSAWCITVVIWITAVTAALPPAVFSTTAPVTTDEELCLVKFPETNGTSQFWLGLYHSQKVLLGFVVPLVIISSSYLLLLRFITSKNINTSCAKRRAKVTKSVTIVVLSFFLCWLPNQALTTWGILVKLNVVHFSDAYYTMQAYVFPVSVCLAHSNSCLNPIHYCLMRREFRKALRKLFWTRTAPTIRPITATTKQEINEHVHVRVPVSAPEEPAVLFYPPGVVIYNDMRDLPQNVT
- the slc45a2 gene encoding membrane-associated transporter protein encodes the protein MTVLSEDQSARPQPCRVTDASKVSGILHQSSIDCGGSKDDYMDSGEGAVFGAVEPPKRSRGRLILHSLVMFGREFCYAVEAAFVTPVLLSVGLPRSLYSLVWLISPILGFLLQPIIGSASDYCRSRWGRRRPYILVLGILMLAGLTLFLNGDAVVSALVSERSLRSIWAITVVMVGVVLFDFSADFIDGPIKAYLFDVCSHQDKERGLHYHALFTGLGGAFGYLVGAMDWGHSLMGQLLGSEYQVIYFFSALTWGIFLSVHLFSIPEQPLCNVRSNTDASATSALRPLGSHSSGYGALSKDPITPVARLSIPDIRPRSFSALGEANSVTSSAKQPNKEVQKRMTFRLLMKAVIGMPNHYRYLCVSHLLGWTAFLCNMLFFTDFMGQIVYKGNPYSEHNSTAYAVYERGVEVGCWGLCINAVSSALYSYVQRFLLPYIGLKALYFMGYFMFGMGTSLIGLFPNVVATLILCSVFGVMSSTLYTIPFNLIAEYKREEEEQLQLRGSKESERGTGVDCAALTCMVQLAQIMVGAGLGALVNLAGSVVVVVLSASTVSLLGCIFIALFIRYVD